Proteins encoded together in one bacterium window:
- a CDS encoding NIPSNAP family protein — protein MMPEVFSMIIEMRTYKTKPGKRAQFLDIFRSKSIPAHTEIGMKILGPFLSVEDPDTFFFMRGFPDLSSREPMKAKFYEGELWKRELENVLLPMLEKYEVVVVEAPEDRVHWSWAR, from the coding sequence ATGATGCCAGAGGTGTTTTCAATGATCATCGAAATGCGAACCTATAAGACCAAGCCCGGCAAGCGTGCTCAATTTCTTGATATATTCCGCTCCAAGTCTATCCCGGCGCACACTGAAATCGGGATGAAAATATTAGGCCCATTTCTCTCCGTAGAAGATCCTGACACCTTCTTCTTTATGCGGGGCTTCCCTGATCTCTCGTCGCGTGAGCCTATGAAAGCAAAATTTTATGAAGGGGAGCTTTGGAAGCGCGAACTGGAGAACGTCCTGCTACCCATGTTGGAGAAGTATGAGGTCGTCGTCGTGGAAGCTCCTGAGGATCGGGTTCACTGGTCATGGGCTCGTTAA
- a CDS encoding amidohydrolase family protein encodes MSARPPVLDVHAHFPVRDGRDPAREAYVARHGQAKWDRVMGWLTEDQRAWRRAWGFPDPESAGSDNEMATRWAAEVDRHRLVRIVFVTGGDNDRLARVAASHPDKFIGFAHHDPFRPDAAAELERAVTTLGLRGYKLIAPLLSAGIGDERLWPVWETAERLGIPVLIHFGPLRYQGIVAHPNMSPLTLQDVARAFPGIPFIIPHFGCGYPRELLHLAWVCGNVHVDTSGSNEWMRWMPYDLTLGGLFRKFLETVGPRRILFGTDSSWFPRGFAVRYLEDQLRACWELGCGDETMRAIFAGNAARLLGITLSTGERS; translated from the coding sequence CGCCACGGACAGGCCAAATGGGATCGGGTGATGGGCTGGCTCACCGAGGACCAGCGGGCCTGGCGCCGCGCCTGGGGCTTTCCGGACCCGGAGTCCGCCGGGTCGGACAATGAGATGGCGACGCGGTGGGCGGCCGAGGTGGACCGTCACCGCCTGGTCCGGATCGTCTTCGTGACCGGGGGCGACAACGACCGCCTCGCCAGAGTCGCGGCGAGCCATCCGGACAAGTTCATTGGCTTTGCCCATCACGATCCGTTCCGCCCCGACGCGGCCGCGGAGCTGGAACGGGCTGTCACAACGCTCGGGCTGCGGGGCTACAAACTGATCGCCCCGCTGCTCTCGGCCGGCATCGGCGACGAACGCCTCTGGCCGGTGTGGGAAACCGCGGAGCGGCTGGGGATTCCGGTTCTCATCCACTTCGGACCGCTCCGGTATCAGGGAATCGTTGCCCACCCCAACATGAGCCCGCTCACCCTGCAGGACGTCGCCCGGGCTTTTCCGGGCATCCCGTTCATCATCCCTCACTTTGGCTGCGGCTATCCGAGAGAGCTCCTACACCTGGCCTGGGTGTGCGGGAACGTCCACGTCGACACCTCGGGATCGAACGAATGGATGCGGTGGATGCCGTACGATCTCACGCTGGGGGGATTATTCCGGAAGTTCTTGGAAACCGTGGGCCCGCGGCGGATCCTCTTCGGGACGGATTCGAGCTGGTTCCCCCGTGGATTCGCGGTCCGGTATCTTGAGGATCAGCTGCGCGCCTGCTGGGAACTCGGGTGCGGCGATGAGACGATGCGGGCGATCTTTGCCGGAAACGCCGCTCGGCTGCTCGGAATCACGCTGAGCACGGGCGAGCGTTCGTGA